CTAACACTCTTAGATGATGCAGCACTACATAACACAAGTAATCTTGCACACGTTTTATGTTTGTGACTCTGtgtaaaaaatcaaataaaaaaatcattaaaataattattttaatcacttttatttaaattatgcttAGAATGACAATgggttataaaaaaatatatgatataaGAAATAAtactaaaattaaaaaatttcaaattgaatataattttttgaaataaattttggACAGTAATAATTTTTATGTGGTTAATTTTGAAAGTTTACATGAGATACCCCCTCTAAAGAAACGGAGAAAGATAAGGAGAGATTTCAAAAGTAGCATCCACATCATTTTTTGAAGTACATCACAAAAGATCTTATTCTTACAGGATGTAAACTATTCAAATCAACCCCCCAAAAAGGAAATAGCAGCTAGGTTACTTATGAAAATGAGTAAGATTAGGCAAGAACTGAAATGAATAAAGACTAGCACACAAAATAGAAGCGGCTCAGTTATTTCTGAAAATGAGAAACAGTATGGCAGAAATCTAAATGAACAAAAACTAGCATACATGATAGAGAAGCAGCATTAAGTGGAGCTTGATCTTCTTGAACAAACTGAAATCCAAGAAACCTACAAAATAATTCAAGACATTAAAGGACCTGCATCTTGCTGATTAAAGTGAAGTTTTCCTTCACGGATGAAATTTCAGACAAAGAGATTGAGAGCTTTTAAACCAGTAAATATAACCTCATAACCTATGACAAAGGAAGAATTCATCTAGTTTTATTACATGAGGGGGGACAACAGGTATCTGGGGATTTTTATAGTTGGTTCTACCATGGGTTGAAATAACAAATATGGGAGTGTTCACTTCATCTATTATTTTATCGTTGTTTTCCTGTTCCTGTTTAATTAGTTGTTATATTATATCACGGAATTAGGTAAAGCAATGCTGTTTTAACACtttatttattgatattttgTTCTGAGAACAAAGTAAGGTAAAGCagtttaaactctatgtatatcTTACCAGGCTACACCTAAGATGCCAAAAATGTAAAATACAGAACCCCAGCCATAGTTTTTGATAAGAGGAGGAGCGAAAAGAAGCCTGCAGTTCAACAATTCAATGTTACCAAAGTGTAAATTCAAACTGTTTAGCATAAGTCAAGGGACAAGAAAGCGAATGTCACGTGGCTTGGCATCCAATGTACATTGAAAAATATCTTATTTCACACAACAGGCTTGCAatactaaaaataattatatggaAGACATTGCCAACTTTGGGGGAAATATATACCTTGTATTTCTTATGTGAAGCATTGTGCACCTATATATACACAACAATGAATAGAGAATCCCTATGAATCTGaatatcaaatattttatttccaaGACTTGATCCTAATCTACAGATATGCATACTAGCATTCCGTGCATGCGTGCTCTAGGTAAATTAAAGGTCAAATGAACAAGAACGAGGAGCAAAGGACAGCCTTCAAagcaaaaataaaaacaaatagaGCTCTCGGTACTTAAAAAACATTCCTCCTAATGCGAAATGAAATGGATTGTGTGAAGTACAGCTAGCAGCCTACAACTTCAATGCTATTTAGCAAATCTTTCTCTTGCCTTTACAAGATCTTGAAAAATTCTAACAAATGAACACCCTCAACCCCCGTTTCTTTGCTTTCAGAGCGAGACTCAATTTTTTTCCAGTACAAAGCATGTGATATTCAGTATTCATCAAGCGAGAAATAAGTCGTTGCAGACCATATTTCAAAATAATCCCTTAAGTGCACCTAGCTTGACCCTGCATTTACAAGCTGGGCAGCCACTGAGTGTATCCATGTGCAGCACTGCAAAATAAAAGTAACTGAACACTTTCTAAAATCAACTCCCACATTTTCCACCACTCAATTCCATGATATCCATAATTAAAGTACTGTCATTTTCTAAATTCATaaccaaagaaaattttttGTCATTTATTTCATACACTGATTTAGTTTATTTTCCGTTTTATGCAGGAAGCTTCATACCAAACTAGCtctgattatttaatttttgttcaatcaaatattttataagCTTACTTAATTTAACTTCTAATTAGTTAATATGCGTACTCCATACAAGTATACACATCATGTTATGGGATTTTAGTGAACAATCTAACTGTCTGCTCCTTCCTCTATTAAGCAAATGAAATGTGTAGCTCGTACTCAAGAGCTTAACTATCTAAAGTGACAAAGTTTTAAAGGAAAATATATACCATGTAACCTGGGTATGGGTTATCTCCACAACTCCCCACAAAATGGATAAATAGGAGGAATGGTGAGAAAAAAATCTCTTGAGGACAGATTAGAGCAGAGATCCATGGGCAAACAAAAGTAAAAAGAGTGAACTCCCATTTCAATTTGAACTAATATTATCACAAGGCATTTCCTGAAGGTATGAGAAATCAATACTGGACATTTTTAGATTCACCCACGAACCAAATGGGATACATTATGCAAATTGCAAAATGTTGCTTTTGGCAGGTAAATGTGGGTTTCTCACTGCATGAAGATATAACTAGCATACAAATAATCGATACATGTTAAAATAAAAGGAAGATTTAgagttaaatatatataattacccCAAGACACTTCCAACACTCAAACCAGAAAACACAAAAGATACAGCACGTGAGCGCTCTCCTATCGGTATCAACCTGAAAATAGTGAACACCCATGTCATGTAAACACACACAAAGAAATCAGCAATAGATAGAGAGCTCCAGCAAGAGTGGAATGGATTAAAATTATTAAACCATCGGAAGAATGGCAATGACTACAAGGAAAGAATTCGGTAGAATGTGGCTATaacttgaaaatttaaaaataagtgAGTCGATAAACTTAATTGTAGAACCATTAAGAGTAAAAACAATTTCGGAAAGGAAGAAATTTAACAGCATCTAACATTAGAGATGGCTGGATTAGCATCTTGTGCTCTCGAACGTCACTTCCTTTATTCCTCCCAGCACTTATaacattcttttatttctttatttattttgtctgtGTGGGTGTTGGGGTGGGGTAGGGAGTTTCATGGAATCCCAAGTACCCAACATCAAAACAACATACCTAGCAATCATATCTGTGGCAGCTGATGGAGAAACACCTTCTCCTATCCCAACCTAAAATTGCTAGATCAGATACTTATAATAATAGATTCTTTTTTatttaaggaaaaaaaatagataaaGAACTGCAGGCATAATAGTGTGAGTTCCATTCAAGAAAATTACTTATTAGCAACACAAAAATAAATATCTATTTGGATAAACTCACATTTGTTCTTAGATAGGGCGAGAGGTTCATACATCTCAATCAACAGATTTTCTACATTGATGCAAGTCATAGAGAGTGCATAATTACCAAAATTCTGGAAAAGATAAGTCCTGGCATGAACCCAGCAACAATAGGTACAAACGCTGTGGCTAGAGACCAGACAAGGACTCCCACTTGAAGAACTTTTCTGCACAGAGAAATAATAATGGAGAAAAAAAAAAGCTTCTAAAGATAAAATAAGTTGGAATAAACTATCTTTGAAATAACATGTATAAGTAGAGAACAATGTCACCATTAGCAATCTTGCTCTTGTAATGTTATAATGTAAAACTAGTTCCATTGCTAACCTTCCACCAAAAATCTTTGCGAGCCAACCACCAGGCAACTGACTCAACGCATAACCCCAGAAGAAAGATGACTGCACCAAACCAGCCACAGAAGCATTCCAACCAAATTGATGTGACATTGGGATAATGGCAACACTTAAATTCACCTAACACCATAGGAGCAATTAGTTCATAATTAACGTCTCAGGCATTTTCCTAATAGATGATATCTGCAGACAACAATTAACCAATATAGACAATATTTCTAAAAGGATTGCAATTTTTATCAAACTACTAACTATATTTGTCCTATGCGAAACCAACCTATAAATTATCAACACGATGTGTATAAGCACGAAAACTTGCATAACTCTATATACAATGTTCAACTCAAAATTTTGTGGGAAGAAACCCTCCTTCAGGTATATGGATGGCAGAATGTGGTAACATTTCTTTGAACAAAAGCATTTGCTCTGTAAGGTAACGACAAGAGTTAGTGACATGTTACTGAAATAGTTAACAATAAAAACAAACTTCAACAGAGTATTAAAATCATAGCTTCCGCGCATTTGTATACTAATAAAGCAACAAAACAACGTACACCGTAACCTATAAAGAAGCAAAATTTCATGCACAATTTTTCTAAAAGTTCTAACTCTTTATCCTTAAACTGACTTTCTGTCCATCCTAAATTCTCACAAGAATGGTATCATGATACACCAAATTCAACAATCAAGTATAAATACTCCttttaaattcataaatttCTAATGAAAATCATAAATAGACCAAATTCGAAACAACAAACAGAAAATTACCTTATCCATATTGCAAACAACAAAGGCAAGAGACGTAGTTCCAATAAGCTTATATCTTTGAGGAAGATTCTGCCATGGCGGCCAATCCCATTCCAGACCCACttcaccgtcgctaatttcttCCTCCAACCGATCGTTCGCTTCAGACCCATTAAATATTCTTCTTTTTCCAGCAACATTTTCTCTTTCTCTCTCCTTGATACTGCAAGAAACTTTAAATTTTAGTTTTCTGTTGAAGGGAGATGCATTCAAGCTCAAGTTTTCCACTGGAGCTGTAAAGTTCGAAGCTTTATGCTTCGTGCAACATGAAATGTAGGACAAATTGTGATCCGGGCCTAAGGTGATCTGGGCTGTCATTTCTTTAGTcccttttttcctttttcttgtcCTGAATTATTGCGGGAGATAAAGCAAACCAAACGCAGAGCCTTTGAAAGGAAAATGGAATAGTAGAAGTCGAAGAAGTTAACGTTGTTTATGTGTCGAGAAAGAGAAGGGAAACACGACAGTAAAGAAAGGACCAAATACTGCCACGAGGATGGAGGCTGGGCTGTGGACGCCCAATTGAAATGGAATTTGGAACATCATTAATTTTTTccctttttaaaaataataatattgttttcttcaaaaaaataaaataactatTTTGAACTGTTGTTCGATCCTGAGTGTTGGATAGTGCCCACATCCCATATCAATGGTTAAGATTCTACTTCatggaaaaaaaataattaaaaaaaatgggcCAGGATGTACCCCTGCAGGCAGTAGATGGAATAATCCATTTTGAACACATGTAAATAGAACGATCTTGTTATTTGCGTGAAGAGAACTCGTGTACGCAcgcatattttttatattttaaaaaaaaaagataaatgtCTATCAATTATCACTTTTGTTTCTCAACactaaacaataataataataattcttcGTCAACTCGATCATTTTTTAAATCAAATCTTTCGATCCTAATATACGTGAAAAATTTTAGTCTAACATCTTTTTGTTTCTCAACactaaacaataataataataattcctTTTCAACTCGAtcattttctaaatcaaatctTTCGATCCTAATATACGTGAAGAATTTTAGTCTAACGTCGTTTTAAAATCATCCGGACGGTAATCCAAAATATTCAATCATAATATCTAAGTGTGACATTTATCTTTGTTCCATCTCCTCGTACAAACACACCAATATTTACATAACATTGATAGAAATATCTCAATAGATTCTTTTCATTTCACCTTACGTTGCTATATCCTATCATATTTCTTAATCTTAATTTGGAAgcgtaataatattatttatcaacAAATTTGtagatatatttaatatagATTTACAAAACGCTGTTAAAAATTTACAAGAATTTAACTTAAAGAATGAAGAAAAGGAACAAAAAACAGGATGCCATAAACTAATAGGAGAACCTCGTAAAGATACAACATCCTATAACAGGAATTTTGAGAATCTGTATCAAATGCCAACAGCTATTCTACTGAGGGAGAAGTTGAAGAACATCTACTAAACAACGTTCGAATCATTTCCAGCCGATCGTATGGAGCAATCTGCGAAAGAATGAATGAAACAGTCGACATCGATTTGAAAGTAAATACGTTCATGCACGTTCCTGTTAAACAAAACCAGAAGCAATGCTAAGTGGCTATGATTCACTCATTTTAAGGAAGTGCATTCAAATATCCTATAAGATGACAAACAGACTAATTAAAAACATCCCAAGAGCTCATGGAGTAATTAATTTTGAGGTCATTTGTGTTATTGGATTGTGTTTTTTTAGTGAATAGTCCACTTTAAAGTTTTGGACTCTATTTCAATTGGGTATCATCTCACAAAGGCCCATTGCTGTCTTGGTATTAAATTCAATACCTGTGAAGTTTAAATTTGAGCCAATATTGATTATCTAATGGGATTAGGTATGAAAGTATAATTGCGAACGAAATTTGACAAGTTactaaaaattaaagaaattaaataaatttaatagtgAAAGAAGAAgcacaaaaaattttaaaaaaaaaaacaaccaaGAGTATATCATTAAATATCGATATTATAAATCTAGCTATGTCAACTCATTGTAATTTGTTGTGCAAATAAAAGCATTCAATTATAGCGGCAACATTATTTTAACTATCTCGCTCCAAGATCCAACACAAATTTCATGTGTGATCAGCTCGTTCGAAAAGTGTTGACAAAAAATATCTAACTTGTTGTCATTGGTCAAATGTTCACTTACTCCAGCAACTTAGACAACTATTAGGGTGTTCTAATCAAATATTGATTAGAATGTATCTCAATTATGATGCTTGATAAATAAATATACTTAAAAAAGTAGGATTTTTttacttaaataattaaatacagCCATATCAAGAACAAGATTTCATTCGATCAATCAAAAATTTCATTCATGTCTCTAAATTTATACTTTTTAAGGCCAAAACTATCATAGAAAAAATACAAAAGCAAGTGACAATTTCAACTCCATCTTTATAACAAAAAACCAGCTTTTTTTAAAATGAGCTAATTGACAAggagattttttttaattttaaaaaaactatcattttattttttattttcttttttttatttcaaaatatccAAGAACATCATAAAAGTTGGATCATACGGGAAACAAAACACACATATGGAAACAATAACAAGCATTTAAAAGCTAAAAGCTGAAAAGAAAATTGGTACCCCATAAGTTGATGAGGATAATACagtcaataaaaaaatattattatctattactatttattaaggctGAGTAGGTTAGAGTAACTTCCTTGGTCTGTTTTTAAAATACCTAAAATATCCTTCACCCCCACTCTCTACattactaattatatatattaataaagtgttaaaGAATAAAAGCAAATCACATGTAGTTTAGTGGATAAAGCCTATGTTTCTTAATCATGAGGTTGTAGGTTCAATTTTTGCTTGgatattttttattcttttttaatttattttttagttcatatattaaaattataatgtagccactcattatttcttataaatatattttgatcctcatttaaatataaatcaaataaattataaaaaaatatcgtACAAGCACGCAACGCGTGCGTCGTTTTACTAGTAAATTAATATCAGTGGGAAAACAATTAATATTTCTTGTTATATAATTAGGTACAGTTTGGTACAGAGGATATGATAAATAAATGATATATAGTATAAGGATAAATCAAGgataaatataatgataagataatatattgaatgtttggtatgattttaacaagagtgattaaatttatatattgaattgtaatgacaaaattaaccctatcacaaaaacttatatttcattgttatcaagatcttgtaattgcatatctcaattcttaaattataaacacacacacatatatacatgtgtgtgtatatgtatttttgtgtgtgtgtgtgtatatgtatctatatatttgtatatatgtatgtatttaataaacatttaacattaacttaaatgtatttaaattagggat
The Primulina eburnea isolate SZY01 chromosome 5, ASM2296580v1, whole genome shotgun sequence genome window above contains:
- the LOC140832259 gene encoding probable anion transporter 6, chloroplastic; the protein is MTAQITLGPDHNLSYISCCTKHKASNFTAPVENLSLNASPFNRKLKFKVSCSIKERERENVAGKRRIFNGSEANDRLEEEISDGEVGLEWDWPPWQNLPQRYKLIGTTSLAFVVCNMDKVNLSVAIIPMSHQFGWNASVAGLVQSSFFWGYALSQLPGGWLAKIFGGRKVLQVGVLVWSLATAFVPIVAGFMPGLIFSRILVGIGEGVSPSAATDMIARLIPIGERSRAVSFVFSGLSVGSVLGLLFAPPLIKNYGWGSVFYIFGILGVAWFLGFQFVQEDQAPLNAASLSWPQSDPRSKSSNSSLEELRTSLRDVPWKEFFKSKAVWAMIYAHFCGSWGHYTCLSWLPTYFSEELNLNLTEAAWVSVLPPLASIFVTSIASQLADNLISKGVETTVVRKICQTIAFVSPATCMILSSLDLGLSPWEVVAILTGGLALSSFALSGLYCTHQDISPEYASILLGITNTVGAVPGIVGVALTGYLFDSTHSWGISLFAPSIFFYLTGTIVWLTLASSKPQTFEKSD